CCCGCGCGCCCTGGTGCTGATGCTCCACGGCTGCCAGCAGGACCCGCTCGATTTCGCGCTCGGCACCGGCATGAACGACCTGGCGCGCACCCGCAACGTCGTGGTGGTCTATCCGGCGCAGAAGAAGGCCTCGAACACCCACGGCTGCTGGAACTGGTTCAAGACCCAGCACCAGCAGCGCGACCGGGGCGAGCCGGCGATGCTCGCCGGCCTGGTGCGCGCGGTGGTGCAGGCCCACGGCGTCGACCCGGCGCGGGTCTACGTCGCCGGGCTGTCGGCCGGTGGCTCGATGGCGGCCATCCTGGCGGACTGCCACGCCGACCTGTTCGCCGCCGCCGGCGTGCATTCGGGCCTGCCGCGCGGCGCGGCGGGCGACGCCATGTCGGCGCTCGCGGCGATGCGTCACGGCGTGCGGCCGGCCGTCGGCCGGGTCGGTGGCCGGCCGACGATCGTGTTCCAGGGCGATGCCGACGACGTCGTGCACCCGTCCAACGGCGTGGCGGTGGTCGAGGCCGCGCGCGGCCTCGACCTCATGGGCGGCGCCGGCGCCCGGCGCCTCCAGGGCGTCTCGCCCCGGGGACGGCGCTACACCCGCACCTGCCATCCGGCCACGGCCGCGGCGGGACCGGTGGAGCACTGGGAACTCCACGGCATCGGCCACGCCTGGTCGGGCGGCGATGCGCGGGGCAGCTACACCGAGCCGGCGGGCGTCTCGGCCAGCGCCGAGATGCTGCGCTTCTTCCTCGAGAACCCGCGCCGGCCGGGCGACTGAGCCCGGTGCCGGCACCGTCGCCGGCACGGTCGCGGTCGCGGTCGCGCCGGCGGTCGCCCGGTCAGTCCGCCTCGATCTTCGCCGCCCGGATGACCTCGGTCCAGCGCGTCGACTCGGCCTTCACCAGCGCGTCCATCTGCTGCGGGTTCAGGTAGTCCGCCGTCGCGCCCTGGTCCTGCGCCTTCTGTCTGAACGCCGGCGTCGAGACCACCTTGGCGATGTCGGCGGAGAGCTTGTCGACGATCGGCCGGGGCGTCCTGGCCGGCGCGAAGACGCCGAACCACGAGGTGGCGTCGAGCCGGGGCAGGCCGGCCTCGGCGGTGGTCGGCACGTCGGGCAGGCTCGCCAGGCGGGCCTTGCCGGTGGTCGCCAGCACGCGCAGCTTGCCCGACTGGATGTGCGGCACGAAGGGCGGGGCGGTGCCGAAGGTCAGGTCGACCTGGCCGCCGAGGAGGTCCTGCAGCGCCGGACCGGTGCCCTTGTAGGGGATGTGCGTGAGCCGGATGCCCGCCTGCTGCTCCAGCATGGCGCCGGTGGCGTGCTGCAGCGAACCGTTGCCCGACGAGGCGTAATTCAGCTTGCCGGGGTTCGCCTTCGCGTAGGCGATGAGTTCGGCCATCGACTTGAACGGCAGGTCGGCGCGCACGACGACGATCTGCGGCGCCGACAGCACGTTGGCCACCGGCGTCAGGTCCTTGGCGTCCCACTGCGGCGCCTGCTTGCTGACCAGCGGCGTGATGACGTGGTAGCCCGAGTACTGCATCAGCAGCGTGTAGCCGTCGGGCTCGGCGCGCTTGGCCGCCACCGCCGCGATGCCGCCGTTGGCCCCGCCCCGGTTGTCGACCACCACGGTCTGGCCGA
This genomic stretch from Comamonadaceae bacterium OTU4NAUVB1 harbors:
- a CDS encoding tripartite tricarboxylate transporter substrate binding protein yields the protein MTDFQRTSLASVAPTTTAPRGRAVTARASRRAFGVLALSGLALAALGTAGPAARAQGGAADYPNKPVLMLVPTAAGGTTDLAARMLGVPLGTALGQTVVVDNRGGANGGIAAVAAKRAEPDGYTLLMQYSGYHVITPLVSKQAPQWDAKDLTPVANVLSAPQIVVVRADLPFKSMAELIAYAKANPGKLNYASSGNGSLQHATGAMLEQQAGIRLTHIPYKGTGPALQDLLGGQVDLTFGTAPPFVPHIQSGKLRVLATTGKARLASLPDVPTTAEAGLPRLDATSWFGVFAPARTPRPIVDKLSADIAKVVSTPAFRQKAQDQGATADYLNPQQMDALVKAESTRWTEVIRAAKIEAD
- a CDS encoding PHB depolymerase family esterase, with amino-acid sequence MKFSLRRLYERVVSLLRRHLPSRRAPAPPVTLVPERWTEEQVTLEGRRIDYRLYVPPLVSGAIPPRALVLMLHGCQQDPLDFALGTGMNDLARTRNVVVVYPAQKKASNTHGCWNWFKTQHQQRDRGEPAMLAGLVRAVVQAHGVDPARVYVAGLSAGGSMAAILADCHADLFAAAGVHSGLPRGAAGDAMSALAAMRHGVRPAVGRVGGRPTIVFQGDADDVVHPSNGVAVVEAARGLDLMGGAGARRLQGVSPRGRRYTRTCHPATAAAGPVEHWELHGIGHAWSGGDARGSYTEPAGVSASAEMLRFFLENPRRPGD